A genomic stretch from Chitinophaga agri includes:
- a CDS encoding helix-turn-helix domain-containing protein, whose product MKPFMLFGALIMITITSISTVTFINRRNDIPEKHLEVVLRDLGHQLLLAAKDSTSRVLPVRKLNGTTYQISFQNDLGFVSDTLINLVQRTFQKDALAKDYIVNLRSCKQNETVFAFEINNQKGDLTPCRGRKLETGCYMIEIDLLQQAQFNFFWLLPLAIPLSVICFYVKNRFGKKADIKKEDKGAVFDNQDYIQLGSFRFHADSNVLKMKDNNITLSEKETKALKIFAENMNQIVEREKLMKEIWEDNGIVVISRNVDVLVSKLRKKLSDDNSIKFTTVPGRGYKFTIE is encoded by the coding sequence ATGAAGCCATTTATGCTGTTCGGAGCCCTGATCATGATAACTATAACGTCAATCTCCACCGTTACATTTATCAATAGAAGGAATGACATCCCTGAGAAACACCTGGAAGTTGTATTACGTGATCTGGGACATCAGCTGTTACTTGCGGCTAAAGATTCTACATCCCGGGTGCTACCGGTCAGGAAATTAAATGGGACCACGTACCAGATCTCCTTCCAGAATGATCTTGGCTTCGTCTCAGATACACTCATCAATTTAGTACAACGCACATTTCAAAAAGATGCCCTGGCAAAAGATTATATAGTGAACCTGAGGAGTTGTAAACAAAATGAAACTGTCTTTGCATTCGAAATCAATAACCAAAAAGGCGATTTAACGCCTTGCAGAGGTCGTAAACTGGAGACCGGTTGCTACATGATCGAAATTGACCTTTTGCAGCAGGCTCAATTTAACTTTTTTTGGCTACTACCATTGGCTATTCCCTTGAGTGTCATTTGTTTTTACGTAAAGAATAGGTTTGGTAAAAAAGCAGATATAAAAAAAGAAGACAAAGGGGCTGTTTTTGATAACCAGGATTATATACAATTAGGGAGCTTCAGATTCCACGCCGATAGTAATGTTCTCAAAATGAAGGATAACAATATCACGCTCTCGGAAAAAGAAACAAAAGCACTGAAAATATTCGCAGAGAATATGAATCAGATCGTAGAAAGGGAAAAACTAATGAAAGAGATCTGGGAAGATAATGGCATAGTGGTTATCAGCAGAAATGTTGATGTATTGGTGTCCAAATTACGTAAGAAATTAAGTGACGATAACTCCATTAAATTTACTACCGTACCCGGCAGGGGGTATAAATTCACTATAGAGTGA
- a CDS encoding sialidase family protein: MKIYNFAFLLLIQSLYSCDQAPEIQQSAHLADRLHAQKTDTTATASFVFRSADGGQTWQDISNGLPEPVKDDYGVGRDIFYADGSGLYLTDGNWIYHTDTSSTAPFWTRDIFPDKHSNIAPGRTGVFAYNFYSPILQKLNGTNVWSPVFTDLQEKKVRTLIETAGGTLFIGTDEGLFRSTNNGKTWKPVYAWGLLGKLVELDGVMVATSSRGIIRSTDGGENWELVVSEGGVGIDVERINGGFAAINYSTAAGTRRVRISYDGGKSWQPIDAGLQVQTFKDSPMLPMDAGNPAQGADSVWHPKESAMPAEEYKTSIIQVGESFFCGHSDGVYRTSDKGKTWKLILPSVKGKMFKLAVSGNVIYAIQLDNHC, translated from the coding sequence ATGAAAATCTATAATTTTGCTTTTTTGCTCCTGATTCAGTCCCTGTATTCCTGTGACCAGGCGCCTGAAATACAGCAGTCGGCTCATCTCGCGGATAGGCTACACGCACAAAAAACAGATACCACTGCAACTGCCAGCTTTGTTTTCAGATCTGCGGACGGCGGACAAACATGGCAGGACATAAGCAATGGGTTACCCGAACCAGTGAAGGATGACTATGGTGTTGGCAGAGATATTTTTTATGCAGATGGCAGTGGGCTTTATTTAACCGATGGAAACTGGATCTATCACACCGACACCAGTTCAACCGCTCCTTTTTGGACCAGGGATATTTTCCCTGACAAACATAGCAATATTGCCCCTGGTAGGACCGGGGTATTTGCCTATAACTTCTATAGCCCCATTTTACAAAAGCTAAATGGAACAAATGTCTGGTCGCCCGTCTTCACAGATCTGCAGGAGAAAAAAGTACGCACGCTTATCGAAACCGCGGGAGGTACTCTTTTCATTGGTACTGACGAGGGCCTTTTTAGATCCACCAACAATGGAAAGACATGGAAACCAGTCTATGCCTGGGGCTTGTTAGGGAAACTGGTGGAGCTGGATGGCGTAATGGTGGCTACTTCCAGTAGAGGTATAATCAGATCGACCGATGGGGGAGAAAACTGGGAGTTGGTCGTTAGTGAGGGGGGCGTGGGCATCGATGTAGAGAGGATCAATGGTGGATTCGCTGCGATCAATTATAGTACAGCAGCCGGGACCAGGAGAGTACGAATATCCTATGACGGCGGAAAATCCTGGCAGCCCATTGATGCGGGCCTTCAGGTGCAAACTTTTAAGGACTCACCCATGCTGCCCATGGATGCGGGCAATCCGGCACAGGGTGCTGACTCAGTTTGGCATCCTAAAGAATCGGCCATGCCGGCGGAAGAATACAAAACTTCGATTATCCAGGTGGGTGAAAGCTTCTTTTGTGGTCATTCTGATGGTGTTTACAGGACATCAGACAAGGGAAAAACATGGAAGTTGATACTCCCTTCTGTAAAAGGGAAGATGTTCAAATTAGCTGTTTCTGGTAACGTGATTTATGCTATACAGCTGGATAATCATTGTTAA
- a CDS encoding winged helix-turn-helix transcriptional regulator, whose protein sequence is MENENLNYPTFTECMRKVRAIDDTLHILSGKWTLVLLAHLCYRPMRYSELLKDLNGIAGKVLSRELKDLEINGLIIREVSEGQPLAVTYKISQYGQRLKELTDGLADWGLAHRERIFNAAKFEKPMSVTR, encoded by the coding sequence ATGGAAAATGAAAATTTAAATTATCCGACATTCACTGAATGCATGAGAAAGGTTCGTGCAATTGATGATACCCTTCATATCCTTAGCGGTAAATGGACGCTTGTGCTCCTTGCTCATCTTTGTTACAGGCCTATGCGTTATTCAGAGTTGTTGAAAGATCTGAACGGAATAGCCGGCAAAGTGTTGAGCAGGGAATTGAAAGATCTGGAGATAAACGGGCTGATTATTAGAGAAGTATCAGAGGGTCAGCCGCTGGCGGTGACTTATAAGATCTCGCAATATGGGCAGCGTCTGAAGGAGTTAACTGATGGTTTGGCCGATTGGGGATTGGCGCATAGAGAAAGAATTTTTAACGCTGCGAAGTTTGAAAAGCCAATGAGTGTTACGAGATAA